In the Syngnathus scovelli strain Florida chromosome 8, RoL_Ssco_1.2, whole genome shotgun sequence genome, one interval contains:
- the LOC125973472 gene encoding phospholipid-transporting ATPase IH isoform X3, whose translation MDFSWLRNIISRYCVGEEIWVDSRTVYIGHKEPPPGAEAYIPQRYPDNRIVSSKYTFWNFIPKNLFEQFRRIANFYFLVIFLVQLIIDTPTSPVTSGLPLFFVITVTAIKQGYEDWLRHKADCSINECPVDVVQRGKAVRTQSHKLRVGDIVVVREDETFPCDLILLSSSRQDGTCYVTTTSLDGESSHKTYYAIPDTMAFRTDQEVDSLHATIECEQPQPDLYKFVGRINIYKEKEEPVARPLGAENLLLRGATLKNTQHIYAVAIYTGMETKMALNYQSKSQKRSAVEKSMNAFLIVYLCILISKAAINTVLKYAWQWSPDRDEPWYNRRTENERQRHVVVRAFTDFLAFTVLFNYIIPVSMYVTVEMQKFLGSYFITWDEEMFDEELGEGAQVNTSDLNEELGQVEYVFTDKTGTLTENNMEFIECCVDGNVYIPHAICNGQILSAASSIDMIDSSPGGYRREHEDLFFRALCLCHTVQVKEEETVDGIKKGIHQGRPTSFYISSSPDEVALVEGMKRLGYTYLRLKDNYMEILNKDDEIERFELLHVLNFDSVRRRMSVIVRTSSGEYLLFCKGADSAIFPLVVSGKVEQVKARVEQNAVEGLRTLCVAYKRLSESEYQEACRHLTDAKLALQEREQRLAEAYDIIERDFVLLGATAVEDRLQEKAADTIESLHKAGIKVWVLTGDKMETAAATCYASKLFRRSTQILELTKKRTEEQSLHDVLFELNRTVLRQRSISGLSVDCLDFGLIIDGATLSAVLKTKQDSAGHGNYREIFLEICRNCSAVLCCRMAPLQKAQIVKLIKASKEHPITLAVGDGANDVSMILEAHVGIGIMGKEGRQAARNSDYAIPKFKHLKKMLLVHGHYYYIRIAELVQYFFYKNVCFIFPQFLYQFFCGFSQQPLYDTAYLTLYNISFTSLPILLYSLVEKHVTMDTLKREPSLYRDIAKNSLLRWPVFLYWTCLGVFDAVVFFFGAYFLFDNTTFTSNGQLMTTNTQMMFGNWTFGTLVFTVLVFTVTLKLALDTHHWTWINHFVIWGSLLFYVIFSLLWGGIIWPFLNYQRMYYVFMQMLSSGPAWLSIILLITVSLLPDVIKKVLCRAMCPTATERVQDRGKLSWDDMAKLPSRRSYKGASVDSSQLHLGAVETLSLRASDPLPQKLLAHLAEGGRADLRSLSPCMLRLSGAGIAYYAPGPETSV comes from the exons ATGGATTTCAGCTGGCTCCGGAACATAATCAGCAGATAT TGTGTGGGGGAGGAGATCTGGGTCGACAGTCGGACGGTCTACATCGGCCATAAAGAACCCCCTCCGGGAGCTGAGGCCTACATCCCTCAGCGTTACCCCGACAACCGTATCGTGTCCTCAAAG TATACCTTCTGGAACTTCATCCCCAAGAACTTGTTTGAACAGTTCCGAAGAATTGCCAACTTTTACTTTTTGGTCATATTTCTTGTCCAG CTCATCATCGACACCCCCACCAGTCCAGTCACCAGTGGCCTGCCCCTCTTCTTTGTTATCACTGTTACCGCCATCAAACAg GGCTACGAGGATTGGCTGCGGCACAAAGCCGACTGTTCCATCAACGAATGTCCGGTGGACGTGGTGCAGCGGGGGAAGGCGGTGAGGACGCAGAGTCACAAGCTGAGG GTGGGCGACATCGTGGTGGTGAGGGAGGATGAAACGTTCCCATGTGACCTTATCCTGCTCTCATCCAGCCGACAAGATGGCACCTGCTATGTCACCACCACCAGCCTGGATGGGGAGTCTAGTCATAAG ACCTACTACGCCATACCAGATACCATGGCCTTTAGGACGGACCAAGAGGTGGATTCCCTACATGCCACCATCGAATGTGAACAACCTCAGCCTGACCTCTACAA ATTTGTGGGACGTATCAATATTTACAAGGAGAAAGAAGAGCCCGTTGCTAG acCGCTTGGTGCCGAGAACTTACTACTCAGAGGTGCAACGCtaaaaaacacacaacataTTTATG CCGTTGCCATCTATACCGGCATGGAGACCAAGATGGCGCTCAATTATCAGTCGAAATCGCAGAAGCGCTCCGCCGTAGAAAA GTCCATGAATGCCTTTCTGATTGTCTATCTTTGCATCCTGATCAGTAAAGCAGCCATCAATACTGTTCTCAAATATGCCTGGCAGTGGTCTCCAGATCGCGACGAGCCCTGGTACAACCGTAGAACTGAGAACGAGCGACAACGACACGTG GTGGTTCGAGCTTTCACCGATTTCCTGGCCTTCACCGTGCTCTTCAATTACATCATCCCCGTGTCCATGTACGTCACGGTGGAGATGCAGAAGTTCCTGGGTTCCTACTTCATCACGTGGGATGAGGAGATGTTTGATGAGGAGTTGGGAGAGGGGGCCCAAGTCAACACCTCTGACCTCAATGAGGAACTGGGTCAG GTGGAATATGTTTTTACTGATAAGACGGGCACTCTGACAGAGAACAACATGGAGTTCATCGAATGCTGCGTAGACGGGAACGTTTACATTCCACACGCCATCTGTAACGGTCAAATCCTCAGCGCTGCCTCCAGCATTGACATGATAGATTCCTCACCTGGTGGATACCGCAGA GAGCATGAGGACCTATTTTTCCGAGCATTGTGTCTGTGTCACACGGTGCAAGTGAAAGAGGAGGAGACGGTGGACGGCATCAAGAAGGGCATCCATCAGGGCCGACCCACCTCCTTCTACATCTCCTCCTCCCCGGATGAGGTGGCTTTAGTGGAGGGAATGAAAAG GCTGGGTTACACCTACCTGAGACTGAAAGACAACTACATGGAGATTTTGAACAAAGACGACGAGATTGAAAG GTTTGAGCTGCTTCATGTGCTCAACTTTGATTCTGTGAGGAGGAGAATGAGCGTCATTGTTCGGACAAGCTCAG GAGAATACTTGCTCTTCTGCAAGGGTGCTGACTCTGCCATTTTTCCTCTGGTGGTATCTGGCAAGGTGGAACAGGTGAAGGCACGGGTGGAGCAAAATGCTGTG GAGGGCTTGCGAACCCTGTGCGTGGCCTACAAGAGGCTGTCGGAGTCCGAGTACCAAGAAGCGTGTCGGCATCTGACGGACGCCAAGCTGGCCCTGCAGGAGAGGGAGCAGAGGCTGGCTGAGGCTTATGACATCATCGAAAGAGACTTTGTGCTCCTGGGTGCCACGGCGGTAGAGGACAG GCTCCAGGAGAAGGCGGCAGACACCATTGAGTCACTGCACAAGGCGGGAATAAAAGTTTGGGTGCTGACCGGGGACAAAATGGAAACGGCGGCGGCCACCTGCTATGCCAGCAAGCTGTTTCGCCGAAGCACTCAGATCCTGGAGCTGACCAAGAAGCGCACAGAAGAGCAGAGTCTGCATGATGTTCTTTTTGAGCTCAACAGGACAGTTCTCAGACAGCGATCCATTTCTGG GCTGTCTGTGGACTGCCTGGATTTCGGTCTGATTATTGACGGGGCCACGCTGTCGGCTGTCCTCAAGACCAAGCAGGACAGCGCCGGCCACGGCAACTACCGCGAGATCTTCTTGGAGATTTGTCGAAACTGCAGCGCAGTTCTGTGCTGTCGCATggcgccgctgcagaaggcgcaG ATCGTGAAGCTGATCAAGGCCTCCAAGGAACACCCGATTACCCTGGCTGTTGGCGATGGAGCCAATGATGTCAGCATGATTTTAGAAGCGCACGTGGGCATTG GGATAATGGGCAAAGAGGGCCGTCAGGCTGCCAGGAACAGTGACTACGCGATCCCCAAGTTCAAACATCTGAAGAAAATGTTGCTAGTTCACGGTCACTACTACTACATACGCATCGCTGAGCTTGTCCAGTACTTCTTCTACAAG AATGTATGCTTCATCTTCCCGCAGTTCCTCTACCAGTTTTTCTGCGGATTCTCCCAGCAG CCTCTGTACGACACGGCCTATTTGACCTTGTATAACATCAGCTTCACGTCACTGCCCATCCTCCTCTACAGCTTGGTGGAGAagcatgtcaccatggacacacTTAAACGGGAGCCCTCCTTATACAG GGATATTGCCAAGAACTCCCTCCTCCGCTGGCCAGTCTTCTTGTACTGGACATGTTTGGGCGTGTTTGACGCAGTCGTCTTCTTCTTTGGTGCCTACTTCCTGTTTGACAACACCACCTTCACCAGCAATGGCCAG CTCATGACCACCAACACGCAGATG ATGTTTGGCAACTGGACCTTCGGGACTCTGGTTTTCACTGTGCTGGTGTTCACTGTGACACTTAAG CTCGCCTTGGACACACACCACTGGACCTGGATCAATCATTTTGTTATCTGGGGCTCTCTACTTTTTTATGTGATCTTCTCTCTTCTCTGGGGAGGCATCATTTG GCCCTTCCTGAACTACCAGAGGATGTATTACGTCTTCATGCAAATGCTATCCAGCGGGCCTGCCTGGCTTAGCATCATTCTGCTGATCACGGTCAGCCTGCTTCCTGATGTCATTAAGAAGGTCCTCTGCAGGGCTATGTGCCCGACAGCTACAGAGCGTGTTCAG GATCGGGGCAAGTTGTCATGGGATGACATGGCCAAGCTGCCGTCCCGCCGCTCCTACAAAGGCGCGAGCGTCGACTCCTCTCAGCTTCATCTTGGCGCCGTGGAGACGCTGTCGCTTCGCGCTTCCGACCCCCTTCCCCAAAAACTCTTGGCGCACTTGGCAGAAGGGGGTAGGGCAGACTTGCGCTCCCTCAGCCCGTGCATGCTCCGCCTTTCCGGGGCGGGGATTGCCTACTATGCTCCGGGGCCAGAAACGTCTGTCTGA
- the LOC125973472 gene encoding phospholipid-transporting ATPase IH isoform X5, whose product MDFSWLRNIISRYCVGEEIWVDSRTVYIGHKEPPPGAEAYIPQRYPDNRIVSSKYTFWNFIPKNLFEQFRRIANFYFLVIFLVQLIIDTPTSPVTSGLPLFFVITVTAIKQGYEDWLRHKADCSINECPVDVVQRGKAVRTQSHKLRVGDIVVVREDETFPCDLILLSSSRQDGTCYVTTTSLDGESSHKTYYAIPDTMAFRTDQEVDSLHATIECEQPQPDLYKFVGRINIYKEKEEPVARPLGAENLLLRGATLKNTQHIYAVAIYTGMETKMALNYQSKSQKRSAVEKSMNAFLIVYLCILISKAAINTVLKYAWQWSPDRDEPWYNRRTENERQRHVVVRAFTDFLAFTVLFNYIIPVSMYVTVEMQKFLGSYFITWDEEMFDEELGEGAQVNTSDLNEELGQVEYVFTDKTGTLTENNMEFIECCVDGNVYIPHAICNGQILSAASSIDMIDSSPGGYRREHEDLFFRALCLCHTVQVKEEETVDGIKKGIHQGRPTSFYISSSPDEVALVEGMKRLGYTYLRLKDNYMEILNKDDEIERFELLHVLNFDSVRRRMSVIVRTSSGEYLLFCKGADSAIFPLVVSGKVEQVKARVEQNAVEGLRTLCVAYKRLSESEYQEACRHLTDAKLALQEREQRLAEAYDIIERDFVLLGATAVEDRLQEKAADTIESLHKAGIKVWVLTGDKMETAAATCYASKLFRRSTQILELTKKRTEEQSLHDVLFELNRTVLRQRSISGLSVDCLDFGLIIDGATLSAVLKTKQDSAGHGNYREIFLEICRNCSAVLCCRMAPLQKAQIVKLIKASKEHPITLAVGDGANDVSMILEAHVGIGIMGKEGRQAARNSDYAIPKFKHLKKMLLVHGHYYYIRIAELVQYFFYKNVCFIFPQFLYQFFCGFSQQPLYDTAYLTLYNISFTSLPILLYSLVEKHVTMDTLKREPSLYRDIAKNSLLRWPVFLYWTCLGVFDAVVFFFGAYFLFDNTTFTSNGQMFGNWTFGTLVFTVLVFTVTLKLALDTHHWTWINHFVIWGSLLFYVIFSLLWGGIIWPFLNYQRMYYVFMQMLSSGPAWLSIILLITVSLLPDVIKKVLCRAMCPTATERVQSKPRPCLTVEPSTIFMLSQSSSRMSF is encoded by the exons ATGGATTTCAGCTGGCTCCGGAACATAATCAGCAGATAT TGTGTGGGGGAGGAGATCTGGGTCGACAGTCGGACGGTCTACATCGGCCATAAAGAACCCCCTCCGGGAGCTGAGGCCTACATCCCTCAGCGTTACCCCGACAACCGTATCGTGTCCTCAAAG TATACCTTCTGGAACTTCATCCCCAAGAACTTGTTTGAACAGTTCCGAAGAATTGCCAACTTTTACTTTTTGGTCATATTTCTTGTCCAG CTCATCATCGACACCCCCACCAGTCCAGTCACCAGTGGCCTGCCCCTCTTCTTTGTTATCACTGTTACCGCCATCAAACAg GGCTACGAGGATTGGCTGCGGCACAAAGCCGACTGTTCCATCAACGAATGTCCGGTGGACGTGGTGCAGCGGGGGAAGGCGGTGAGGACGCAGAGTCACAAGCTGAGG GTGGGCGACATCGTGGTGGTGAGGGAGGATGAAACGTTCCCATGTGACCTTATCCTGCTCTCATCCAGCCGACAAGATGGCACCTGCTATGTCACCACCACCAGCCTGGATGGGGAGTCTAGTCATAAG ACCTACTACGCCATACCAGATACCATGGCCTTTAGGACGGACCAAGAGGTGGATTCCCTACATGCCACCATCGAATGTGAACAACCTCAGCCTGACCTCTACAA ATTTGTGGGACGTATCAATATTTACAAGGAGAAAGAAGAGCCCGTTGCTAG acCGCTTGGTGCCGAGAACTTACTACTCAGAGGTGCAACGCtaaaaaacacacaacataTTTATG CCGTTGCCATCTATACCGGCATGGAGACCAAGATGGCGCTCAATTATCAGTCGAAATCGCAGAAGCGCTCCGCCGTAGAAAA GTCCATGAATGCCTTTCTGATTGTCTATCTTTGCATCCTGATCAGTAAAGCAGCCATCAATACTGTTCTCAAATATGCCTGGCAGTGGTCTCCAGATCGCGACGAGCCCTGGTACAACCGTAGAACTGAGAACGAGCGACAACGACACGTG GTGGTTCGAGCTTTCACCGATTTCCTGGCCTTCACCGTGCTCTTCAATTACATCATCCCCGTGTCCATGTACGTCACGGTGGAGATGCAGAAGTTCCTGGGTTCCTACTTCATCACGTGGGATGAGGAGATGTTTGATGAGGAGTTGGGAGAGGGGGCCCAAGTCAACACCTCTGACCTCAATGAGGAACTGGGTCAG GTGGAATATGTTTTTACTGATAAGACGGGCACTCTGACAGAGAACAACATGGAGTTCATCGAATGCTGCGTAGACGGGAACGTTTACATTCCACACGCCATCTGTAACGGTCAAATCCTCAGCGCTGCCTCCAGCATTGACATGATAGATTCCTCACCTGGTGGATACCGCAGA GAGCATGAGGACCTATTTTTCCGAGCATTGTGTCTGTGTCACACGGTGCAAGTGAAAGAGGAGGAGACGGTGGACGGCATCAAGAAGGGCATCCATCAGGGCCGACCCACCTCCTTCTACATCTCCTCCTCCCCGGATGAGGTGGCTTTAGTGGAGGGAATGAAAAG GCTGGGTTACACCTACCTGAGACTGAAAGACAACTACATGGAGATTTTGAACAAAGACGACGAGATTGAAAG GTTTGAGCTGCTTCATGTGCTCAACTTTGATTCTGTGAGGAGGAGAATGAGCGTCATTGTTCGGACAAGCTCAG GAGAATACTTGCTCTTCTGCAAGGGTGCTGACTCTGCCATTTTTCCTCTGGTGGTATCTGGCAAGGTGGAACAGGTGAAGGCACGGGTGGAGCAAAATGCTGTG GAGGGCTTGCGAACCCTGTGCGTGGCCTACAAGAGGCTGTCGGAGTCCGAGTACCAAGAAGCGTGTCGGCATCTGACGGACGCCAAGCTGGCCCTGCAGGAGAGGGAGCAGAGGCTGGCTGAGGCTTATGACATCATCGAAAGAGACTTTGTGCTCCTGGGTGCCACGGCGGTAGAGGACAG GCTCCAGGAGAAGGCGGCAGACACCATTGAGTCACTGCACAAGGCGGGAATAAAAGTTTGGGTGCTGACCGGGGACAAAATGGAAACGGCGGCGGCCACCTGCTATGCCAGCAAGCTGTTTCGCCGAAGCACTCAGATCCTGGAGCTGACCAAGAAGCGCACAGAAGAGCAGAGTCTGCATGATGTTCTTTTTGAGCTCAACAGGACAGTTCTCAGACAGCGATCCATTTCTGG GCTGTCTGTGGACTGCCTGGATTTCGGTCTGATTATTGACGGGGCCACGCTGTCGGCTGTCCTCAAGACCAAGCAGGACAGCGCCGGCCACGGCAACTACCGCGAGATCTTCTTGGAGATTTGTCGAAACTGCAGCGCAGTTCTGTGCTGTCGCATggcgccgctgcagaaggcgcaG ATCGTGAAGCTGATCAAGGCCTCCAAGGAACACCCGATTACCCTGGCTGTTGGCGATGGAGCCAATGATGTCAGCATGATTTTAGAAGCGCACGTGGGCATTG GGATAATGGGCAAAGAGGGCCGTCAGGCTGCCAGGAACAGTGACTACGCGATCCCCAAGTTCAAACATCTGAAGAAAATGTTGCTAGTTCACGGTCACTACTACTACATACGCATCGCTGAGCTTGTCCAGTACTTCTTCTACAAG AATGTATGCTTCATCTTCCCGCAGTTCCTCTACCAGTTTTTCTGCGGATTCTCCCAGCAG CCTCTGTACGACACGGCCTATTTGACCTTGTATAACATCAGCTTCACGTCACTGCCCATCCTCCTCTACAGCTTGGTGGAGAagcatgtcaccatggacacacTTAAACGGGAGCCCTCCTTATACAG GGATATTGCCAAGAACTCCCTCCTCCGCTGGCCAGTCTTCTTGTACTGGACATGTTTGGGCGTGTTTGACGCAGTCGTCTTCTTCTTTGGTGCCTACTTCCTGTTTGACAACACCACCTTCACCAGCAATGGCCAG ATGTTTGGCAACTGGACCTTCGGGACTCTGGTTTTCACTGTGCTGGTGTTCACTGTGACACTTAAG CTCGCCTTGGACACACACCACTGGACCTGGATCAATCATTTTGTTATCTGGGGCTCTCTACTTTTTTATGTGATCTTCTCTCTTCTCTGGGGAGGCATCATTTG GCCCTTCCTGAACTACCAGAGGATGTATTACGTCTTCATGCAAATGCTATCCAGCGGGCCTGCCTGGCTTAGCATCATTCTGCTGATCACGGTCAGCCTGCTTCCTGATGTCATTAAGAAGGTCCTCTGCAGGGCTATGTGCCCGACAGCTACAGAGCGTGTTCAG TCCAAACCTCGCCCGTGCCTTACTGTGGAGCCCTCCACCATCTTCATGCTTTCTCAGTCATCCAGCAGAATGAGTTTCTGA
- the LOC125973472 gene encoding phospholipid-transporting ATPase IH isoform X4 produces the protein MDFSWLRNIISRYCVGEEIWVDSRTVYIGHKEPPPGAEAYIPQRYPDNRIVSSKYTFWNFIPKNLFEQFRRIANFYFLVIFLVQLIIDTPTSPVTSGLPLFFVITVTAIKQGYEDWLRHKADCSINECPVDVVQRGKAVRTQSHKLRVGDIVVVREDETFPCDLILLSSSRQDGTCYVTTTSLDGESSHKTYYAIPDTMAFRTDQEVDSLHATIECEQPQPDLYKFVGRINIYKEKEEPVARPLGAENLLLRGATLKNTQHIYAVAIYTGMETKMALNYQSKSQKRSAVEKSMNAFLIVYLCILISKAAINTVLKYAWQWSPDRDEPWYNRRTENERQRHVVVRAFTDFLAFTVLFNYIIPVSMYVTVEMQKFLGSYFITWDEEMFDEELGEGAQVNTSDLNEELGQVEYVFTDKTGTLTENNMEFIECCVDGNVYIPHAICNGQILSAASSIDMIDSSPGGYRREHEDLFFRALCLCHTVQVKEEETVDGIKKGIHQGRPTSFYISSSPDEVALVEGMKRLGYTYLRLKDNYMEILNKDDEIERFELLHVLNFDSVRRRMSVIVRTSSGEYLLFCKGADSAIFPLVVSGKVEQVKARVEQNAVEGLRTLCVAYKRLSESEYQEACRHLTDAKLALQEREQRLAEAYDIIERDFVLLGATAVEDRLQEKAADTIESLHKAGIKVWVLTGDKMETAAATCYASKLFRRSTQILELTKKRTEEQSLHDVLFELNRTVLRQRSISGLSVDCLDFGLIIDGATLSAVLKTKQDSAGHGNYREIFLEICRNCSAVLCCRMAPLQKAQIVKLIKASKEHPITLAVGDGANDVSMILEAHVGIGIMGKEGRQAARNSDYAIPKFKHLKKMLLVHGHYYYIRIAELVQYFFYKNVCFIFPQFLYQFFCGFSQQPLYDTAYLTLYNISFTSLPILLYSLVEKHVTMDTLKREPSLYRDIAKNSLLRWPVFLYWTCLGVFDAVVFFFGAYFLFDNTTFTSNGQLMTTNTQMMFGNWTFGTLVFTVLVFTVTLKLALDTHHWTWINHFVIWGSLLFYVIFSLLWGGIIWPFLNYQRMYYVFMQMLSSGPAWLSIILLITVSLLPDVIKKVLCRAMCPTATERVQSKPRPCLTVEPSTIFMLSQSSSRMSF, from the exons ATGGATTTCAGCTGGCTCCGGAACATAATCAGCAGATAT TGTGTGGGGGAGGAGATCTGGGTCGACAGTCGGACGGTCTACATCGGCCATAAAGAACCCCCTCCGGGAGCTGAGGCCTACATCCCTCAGCGTTACCCCGACAACCGTATCGTGTCCTCAAAG TATACCTTCTGGAACTTCATCCCCAAGAACTTGTTTGAACAGTTCCGAAGAATTGCCAACTTTTACTTTTTGGTCATATTTCTTGTCCAG CTCATCATCGACACCCCCACCAGTCCAGTCACCAGTGGCCTGCCCCTCTTCTTTGTTATCACTGTTACCGCCATCAAACAg GGCTACGAGGATTGGCTGCGGCACAAAGCCGACTGTTCCATCAACGAATGTCCGGTGGACGTGGTGCAGCGGGGGAAGGCGGTGAGGACGCAGAGTCACAAGCTGAGG GTGGGCGACATCGTGGTGGTGAGGGAGGATGAAACGTTCCCATGTGACCTTATCCTGCTCTCATCCAGCCGACAAGATGGCACCTGCTATGTCACCACCACCAGCCTGGATGGGGAGTCTAGTCATAAG ACCTACTACGCCATACCAGATACCATGGCCTTTAGGACGGACCAAGAGGTGGATTCCCTACATGCCACCATCGAATGTGAACAACCTCAGCCTGACCTCTACAA ATTTGTGGGACGTATCAATATTTACAAGGAGAAAGAAGAGCCCGTTGCTAG acCGCTTGGTGCCGAGAACTTACTACTCAGAGGTGCAACGCtaaaaaacacacaacataTTTATG CCGTTGCCATCTATACCGGCATGGAGACCAAGATGGCGCTCAATTATCAGTCGAAATCGCAGAAGCGCTCCGCCGTAGAAAA GTCCATGAATGCCTTTCTGATTGTCTATCTTTGCATCCTGATCAGTAAAGCAGCCATCAATACTGTTCTCAAATATGCCTGGCAGTGGTCTCCAGATCGCGACGAGCCCTGGTACAACCGTAGAACTGAGAACGAGCGACAACGACACGTG GTGGTTCGAGCTTTCACCGATTTCCTGGCCTTCACCGTGCTCTTCAATTACATCATCCCCGTGTCCATGTACGTCACGGTGGAGATGCAGAAGTTCCTGGGTTCCTACTTCATCACGTGGGATGAGGAGATGTTTGATGAGGAGTTGGGAGAGGGGGCCCAAGTCAACACCTCTGACCTCAATGAGGAACTGGGTCAG GTGGAATATGTTTTTACTGATAAGACGGGCACTCTGACAGAGAACAACATGGAGTTCATCGAATGCTGCGTAGACGGGAACGTTTACATTCCACACGCCATCTGTAACGGTCAAATCCTCAGCGCTGCCTCCAGCATTGACATGATAGATTCCTCACCTGGTGGATACCGCAGA GAGCATGAGGACCTATTTTTCCGAGCATTGTGTCTGTGTCACACGGTGCAAGTGAAAGAGGAGGAGACGGTGGACGGCATCAAGAAGGGCATCCATCAGGGCCGACCCACCTCCTTCTACATCTCCTCCTCCCCGGATGAGGTGGCTTTAGTGGAGGGAATGAAAAG GCTGGGTTACACCTACCTGAGACTGAAAGACAACTACATGGAGATTTTGAACAAAGACGACGAGATTGAAAG GTTTGAGCTGCTTCATGTGCTCAACTTTGATTCTGTGAGGAGGAGAATGAGCGTCATTGTTCGGACAAGCTCAG GAGAATACTTGCTCTTCTGCAAGGGTGCTGACTCTGCCATTTTTCCTCTGGTGGTATCTGGCAAGGTGGAACAGGTGAAGGCACGGGTGGAGCAAAATGCTGTG GAGGGCTTGCGAACCCTGTGCGTGGCCTACAAGAGGCTGTCGGAGTCCGAGTACCAAGAAGCGTGTCGGCATCTGACGGACGCCAAGCTGGCCCTGCAGGAGAGGGAGCAGAGGCTGGCTGAGGCTTATGACATCATCGAAAGAGACTTTGTGCTCCTGGGTGCCACGGCGGTAGAGGACAG GCTCCAGGAGAAGGCGGCAGACACCATTGAGTCACTGCACAAGGCGGGAATAAAAGTTTGGGTGCTGACCGGGGACAAAATGGAAACGGCGGCGGCCACCTGCTATGCCAGCAAGCTGTTTCGCCGAAGCACTCAGATCCTGGAGCTGACCAAGAAGCGCACAGAAGAGCAGAGTCTGCATGATGTTCTTTTTGAGCTCAACAGGACAGTTCTCAGACAGCGATCCATTTCTGG GCTGTCTGTGGACTGCCTGGATTTCGGTCTGATTATTGACGGGGCCACGCTGTCGGCTGTCCTCAAGACCAAGCAGGACAGCGCCGGCCACGGCAACTACCGCGAGATCTTCTTGGAGATTTGTCGAAACTGCAGCGCAGTTCTGTGCTGTCGCATggcgccgctgcagaaggcgcaG ATCGTGAAGCTGATCAAGGCCTCCAAGGAACACCCGATTACCCTGGCTGTTGGCGATGGAGCCAATGATGTCAGCATGATTTTAGAAGCGCACGTGGGCATTG GGATAATGGGCAAAGAGGGCCGTCAGGCTGCCAGGAACAGTGACTACGCGATCCCCAAGTTCAAACATCTGAAGAAAATGTTGCTAGTTCACGGTCACTACTACTACATACGCATCGCTGAGCTTGTCCAGTACTTCTTCTACAAG AATGTATGCTTCATCTTCCCGCAGTTCCTCTACCAGTTTTTCTGCGGATTCTCCCAGCAG CCTCTGTACGACACGGCCTATTTGACCTTGTATAACATCAGCTTCACGTCACTGCCCATCCTCCTCTACAGCTTGGTGGAGAagcatgtcaccatggacacacTTAAACGGGAGCCCTCCTTATACAG GGATATTGCCAAGAACTCCCTCCTCCGCTGGCCAGTCTTCTTGTACTGGACATGTTTGGGCGTGTTTGACGCAGTCGTCTTCTTCTTTGGTGCCTACTTCCTGTTTGACAACACCACCTTCACCAGCAATGGCCAG CTCATGACCACCAACACGCAGATG ATGTTTGGCAACTGGACCTTCGGGACTCTGGTTTTCACTGTGCTGGTGTTCACTGTGACACTTAAG CTCGCCTTGGACACACACCACTGGACCTGGATCAATCATTTTGTTATCTGGGGCTCTCTACTTTTTTATGTGATCTTCTCTCTTCTCTGGGGAGGCATCATTTG GCCCTTCCTGAACTACCAGAGGATGTATTACGTCTTCATGCAAATGCTATCCAGCGGGCCTGCCTGGCTTAGCATCATTCTGCTGATCACGGTCAGCCTGCTTCCTGATGTCATTAAGAAGGTCCTCTGCAGGGCTATGTGCCCGACAGCTACAGAGCGTGTTCAG TCCAAACCTCGCCCGTGCCTTACTGTGGAGCCCTCCACCATCTTCATGCTTTCTCAGTCATCCAGCAGAATGAGTTTCTGA